A section of the Hyalangium minutum genome encodes:
- a CDS encoding single-stranded DNA-binding protein: protein MAGGVNKVILIGNLGADPEVRFTPGGQAVANFRIATSESWNDKNGQKQERTEWHRIVVWGKLAELCGEYLKKGRQCYVEGRLQTREWTDKENRKNYTTEVVATAVTFLGGREGGASAGAGGGQRGGGSYSRGGGGDDFGGPPPGVDDGGMNQSGGNGEDDIPF from the coding sequence ATGGCAGGAGGCGTCAACAAGGTCATCCTCATTGGCAACCTCGGAGCGGACCCCGAGGTGCGCTTCACCCCGGGCGGTCAGGCGGTCGCCAACTTCCGCATCGCCACCAGCGAGAGCTGGAACGACAAGAACGGGCAGAAGCAGGAGCGGACCGAGTGGCACCGCATCGTCGTCTGGGGAAAGCTGGCCGAGCTGTGCGGCGAGTATCTGAAGAAGGGCCGCCAGTGCTACGTCGAGGGCCGCTTGCAGACGCGCGAGTGGACCGACAAGGAGAACCGGAAGAACTACACCACCGAGGTGGTGGCCACCGCAGTCACCTTCCTGGGCGGGCGTGAGGGTGGCGCCAGTGCGGGCGCGGGCGGCGGCCAGCGCGGCGGAGGCTCGTACTCGCGCGGCGGCGGGGGCGATGATTTCGGCGGGCCTCCTCCGGGCGTGGATGATGGCGGCATGAACCAGAGCGGCGGCAACGGCGAGGACGACATCCCGTTCTAG
- a CDS encoding succinate dehydrogenase: protein MSTEAAALPQKTPLLQSRLGSFLAIFPLTLWVINHLWDNLSAFYGATAWESAVTTYAHPFSQALAFMVSLLPLLFHTGWGLVRMFSFKPNNLAYNNYGNLKYILQRVSALGVLAFLGAHIWKAFLAPRLLHGQAEAFNDIAREMRFHGPTLFVYVLGTLGTAYHIANGVQNFCMAWGIFASERSMRRFEPVVIIIFLVLLAMSWGAIFALFQAGEAFGPGEGMQIEM, encoded by the coding sequence ATGAGCACCGAAGCCGCTGCCCTCCCCCAGAAGACACCGCTCCTCCAGTCCCGCCTGGGGTCGTTCCTGGCCATCTTTCCGTTGACCCTCTGGGTGATCAACCACCTGTGGGACAACTTGTCCGCCTTCTACGGGGCCACGGCCTGGGAGAGCGCCGTCACCACGTACGCGCACCCGTTCTCGCAGGCGCTGGCGTTCATGGTCTCGCTGCTGCCGCTGCTGTTCCACACGGGCTGGGGCCTGGTGCGGATGTTCAGCTTCAAGCCCAACAACCTCGCGTACAACAACTACGGCAACCTCAAGTACATCCTCCAGCGCGTGAGCGCCCTGGGCGTGCTGGCCTTCCTGGGCGCGCACATCTGGAAGGCGTTCCTGGCGCCGCGGCTGCTGCACGGCCAGGCCGAGGCCTTCAACGACATCGCCCGGGAGATGCGCTTCCACGGCCCCACGCTGTTCGTCTACGTGCTGGGGACGCTGGGCACGGCGTACCACATCGCCAACGGCGTCCAGAACTTCTGCATGGCGTGGGGCATCTTCGCCAGCGAGCGCTCCATGCGGCGCTTCGAGCCGGTGGTCATCATCATATTCCTGGTGCTGCTGGCCATGTCCTGGGGCGCCATCTTCGCGCTCTTCCAGGCCGGTGAGGCCTTCGGCCCCGGCGAGGGCATGCAGATCGAGATGTAG
- a CDS encoding Hsp33 family molecular chaperone HslO, translated as MADELISGLLKDVDVRVVLALTSELSRQARATHKSLPASAALLSQGLTAAALMGALQKGETRINIQLECDGPLRGFFVDGDTAGVVRGYTKNPLVAHMGAEGGYRWRPVLGNKGFISVLRDTGSGEYYRSSVELERFDFAEDLERYFGLSDQVATQLTLAQLPTPGNGAPEPLGIVAGVLLQPLPNGDREAFQALGAQVKARFHEVLQAHAAEGGSALLKALLPGRTDLEVMSRYPLRFTCTCSRERVKTALMAMGREELTDLLEKEGKAEVTCQFCTTHYVIPSEEIRELMKEAGQ; from the coding sequence ATGGCCGATGAACTCATCAGTGGGTTGTTGAAAGACGTGGATGTGCGCGTGGTGCTCGCGCTCACCTCGGAGCTGTCGCGCCAGGCGCGGGCCACGCACAAGAGCCTGCCCGCCTCGGCCGCGCTCCTCTCGCAGGGACTCACCGCCGCCGCGCTCATGGGCGCGCTGCAGAAGGGCGAGACCCGCATCAACATTCAGCTGGAGTGCGATGGGCCGCTGCGCGGCTTCTTCGTGGATGGGGACACCGCCGGGGTGGTGCGCGGCTACACGAAGAACCCACTGGTGGCCCACATGGGCGCCGAGGGCGGGTACCGCTGGCGCCCCGTGCTGGGCAACAAGGGCTTCATCTCCGTGCTGCGCGACACCGGTAGCGGCGAGTACTACCGCTCCTCGGTGGAGCTGGAGCGCTTCGACTTCGCCGAGGACCTGGAGCGCTACTTCGGCCTCTCCGACCAGGTGGCCACCCAGCTGACGCTGGCGCAGCTGCCCACGCCGGGCAATGGCGCTCCAGAGCCCCTGGGCATCGTGGCGGGCGTGCTCCTCCAGCCGCTGCCGAACGGGGACCGGGAGGCCTTTCAGGCGCTCGGGGCCCAGGTCAAGGCGCGCTTCCACGAGGTGCTTCAGGCCCACGCCGCCGAGGGGGGCTCCGCGCTGCTCAAGGCGTTGCTGCCCGGACGGACGGACCTGGAGGTCATGTCCCGCTACCCGCTGCGCTTCACCTGCACATGCAGCCGCGAGCGGGTGAAGACCGCCCTCATGGCCATGGGCCGCGAGGAGCTGACGGATCTGCTGGAGAAGGAGGGGAAGGCGGAGGTGACGTGCCAGTTCTGCACGACACACTATGTCATCCCCAGTGAGGAGATCCGCGAGCTGATGAAGGAAGCCGGGCAGTAA
- a CDS encoding phosphoribosyltransferase has translation MATKRAVPGKGKSSRKGKPSPNPSKPQEAEKLVSIPSDVVLAPQAEAPRMPTGRDQSRQRSSVKELSWADFDRAVQEMARTIGQSYKAQAVVGVAHGGVFVGGALSSALGCEFFPVRLTRRSRDRGDSKKLQLSGEMPRELKGRRVLIVDDVGASGDTLELASTLARKVGAREVMTAVMVARPESYTPDFCALSTAAFIVFPWDYEPVTGGAELADDVDPDQAGA, from the coding sequence GTGGCTACCAAGCGGGCAGTGCCTGGTAAGGGAAAGTCCTCCAGGAAGGGCAAGCCCTCGCCCAATCCTTCCAAACCGCAAGAGGCGGAGAAGCTCGTCTCCATCCCATCGGACGTCGTGCTGGCGCCTCAAGCCGAGGCGCCTCGCATGCCCACCGGGAGAGATCAGTCCCGGCAGCGCTCCTCTGTGAAGGAGCTGTCGTGGGCGGACTTCGACCGGGCCGTGCAGGAGATGGCGCGCACCATTGGCCAGTCCTACAAGGCGCAGGCCGTGGTGGGCGTGGCCCACGGAGGCGTCTTCGTGGGCGGGGCCCTCTCCAGTGCGCTCGGCTGCGAGTTCTTCCCCGTGCGCCTCACCCGCCGCAGCCGGGACCGGGGCGATTCGAAGAAGCTCCAGCTCTCTGGGGAGATGCCGCGAGAGCTGAAGGGGCGCCGCGTCCTCATCGTGGACGACGTGGGGGCCAGCGGCGACACGCTGGAGCTGGCCAGCACGCTGGCGCGCAAGGTGGGGGCCCGCGAGGTGATGACCGCCGTCATGGTCGCGCGCCCCGAGAGCTACACGCCCGACTTCTGCGCCCTGTCCACCGCGGCGTTCATCGTCTTCCCCTGGGACTATGAGCCCGTGACGGGGGGAGCGGAGCTCGCCGACGACGTGGACCCCGATCAGGCGGGGGCCTAG